A genomic stretch from Streptomyces fungicidicus includes:
- a CDS encoding N-6 DNA methylase, with product MPQTPATPTNPLVTGSEIARIAGVTRAAVSNWRRRYDDFPAPAGGGANSPLFDLAEVQAWLDKQSKGQDVTDEVQLWQVLRGAYGDDILGGLADVARALASPDEKTPAELPDQAVRLARRMAGGGSPGDVVNGLAERFTESVRRAGSDQVTSPRVVRAVRHFAGDVAADAVLFDPACGIGTLLLTLGAGRDTRRHGQEVDARSARLAQSRAGLGGLTRTEIAHGDSLRADRWPGLKADLVVCDPPVSDTDWGREDLLLDPRWELGTPSRAEGELAWLQHAYAHTAPGGRVVMVMPASVAYRKAGRRIRAELVRRGILTQVTALPPGTAAAHSLPVHLWHLRRPRTPDDAATTVRMVDLTSNDPDDPLEPRAQQITEVPQIDLLDDLVDLTPSRHVEESHRDYVTEYDTLREELTAQVRRLTELLPALVAGEGAGALDGPSVGVADLVRAGLVEYADPEPVSVSDQLDTDFLQGFLHSAANSRRSTTASGTFRLDSKGARVPQMDIATQRGYGSAFHALREFEERSRRVAELSRQIAALARDGLGNGALKPDA from the coding sequence ATGCCACAGACACCGGCCACGCCGACGAACCCGTTGGTCACCGGCTCCGAGATCGCCCGTATCGCGGGTGTGACCCGCGCGGCCGTGTCGAACTGGAGGCGGCGGTACGACGACTTCCCGGCACCGGCCGGCGGCGGCGCCAACAGCCCCCTCTTCGACCTGGCCGAGGTGCAGGCCTGGCTGGACAAGCAGAGCAAGGGGCAGGACGTCACCGACGAGGTCCAGCTCTGGCAGGTGCTGCGCGGCGCCTACGGCGACGACATCCTCGGCGGGCTCGCGGACGTGGCACGGGCCCTCGCGTCGCCCGACGAGAAGACACCGGCTGAGCTGCCCGACCAGGCGGTCCGGCTCGCCCGCCGGATGGCCGGCGGCGGATCCCCCGGCGACGTGGTGAACGGCCTCGCCGAGCGCTTCACGGAGTCCGTACGGCGAGCCGGTTCGGACCAGGTGACCTCGCCCCGGGTGGTCCGCGCCGTCCGCCACTTCGCGGGAGACGTGGCCGCCGACGCGGTGCTCTTCGACCCCGCCTGCGGAATCGGCACCCTGCTGCTCACCCTCGGCGCCGGACGGGACACCAGACGGCACGGCCAGGAAGTGGACGCCCGCAGCGCCCGCCTCGCACAGTCACGGGCCGGCCTCGGCGGACTGACCCGTACCGAGATCGCGCACGGCGACTCGCTGCGCGCCGACCGGTGGCCCGGCCTCAAGGCCGACCTCGTCGTCTGCGACCCCCCGGTCAGCGACACCGACTGGGGCCGCGAGGACCTCCTCCTCGACCCGCGCTGGGAACTCGGCACCCCCTCCCGCGCGGAGGGCGAACTCGCCTGGCTCCAGCACGCCTACGCGCACACCGCTCCCGGCGGCCGGGTCGTGATGGTCATGCCCGCCTCGGTGGCCTACCGCAAGGCCGGCCGCCGCATCCGGGCCGAACTGGTCCGCCGCGGCATCCTCACCCAGGTCACCGCGCTGCCCCCCGGCACGGCCGCCGCGCACTCCCTGCCCGTCCACCTGTGGCATCTGCGACGCCCGCGGACCCCGGACGACGCGGCCACCACCGTGCGCATGGTCGACCTCACCTCCAACGACCCCGACGACCCCCTGGAGCCCAGGGCCCAGCAGATCACCGAGGTCCCCCAGATCGATCTGCTCGACGACCTGGTCGACCTCACCCCGAGCCGGCACGTCGAGGAGTCCCACCGCGACTACGTCACCGAGTACGACACCCTGCGCGAGGAACTCACCGCACAGGTGCGGCGCCTGACCGAACTGCTGCCCGCCCTCGTCGCCGGCGAGGGCGCCGGCGCCCTGGACGGGCCCAGCGTCGGCGTCGCCGACCTGGTCAGGGCCGGCCTCGTCGAGTACGCCGACCCGGAACCGGTGTCGGTCAGCGACCAGCTCGACACGGACTTCCTCCAGGGCTTCCTGCACAGCGCCGCCAACAGCCGCCGCTCCACCACCGCCAGCGGCACCTTCCGGCTGGACAGCAAGGGCGCCCGCGTCCCCCAGATGGACATCGCCACACAGCGCGGGTACGGCTCCGCCTTCCACGCGCTGCGGGAGTTCGAGGAGCGGTCCCGGCGGGTGGCCGAACTGAGCCGCCAGATCGCCGCACTGGCCCGCGACGGACTCGGCAACGGCGCCCTGAAACCGGACGCCTGA
- a CDS encoding Rrf2 family transcriptional regulator, with translation MSANSRLTIAAHALAWIGLYQRQGHEVATSEQIATSANTNPVVIRRLLGELRKAGLVESRRGAGAGWSLARELESMTLLDVYEAVEPGPLFALHRTAPDQGCVVGHGIQPAMQNIYEGIEQTLRHELARVTLENVLRDVLAAPR, from the coding sequence ATGAGTGCCAACAGCAGGTTGACCATTGCCGCCCACGCGCTGGCCTGGATCGGTCTCTACCAGCGCCAGGGCCATGAGGTCGCCACCTCCGAGCAGATTGCGACCAGCGCGAACACCAACCCCGTGGTGATCAGACGACTGCTCGGCGAACTGCGCAAGGCCGGGCTCGTGGAGTCCCGGCGGGGCGCGGGCGCAGGCTGGTCGCTGGCACGCGAGTTGGAGTCGATGACCCTGCTCGACGTGTACGAGGCAGTGGAACCCGGCCCACTGTTCGCGTTGCACCGCACCGCCCCGGACCAGGGATGCGTGGTGGGCCACGGCATCCAGCCGGCGATGCAGAACATCTACGAGGGCATCGAGCAGACCCTGCGACACGAACTGGCCCGCGTCACGCTCGAGAACGTACTCCGGGACGTACTCGCGGCACCTCGCTAG
- a CDS encoding phosphotransferase has protein sequence MGEVHRAEDLHAPEGSPERTVAVKTILRSRTGARIDTGDDAKAVQRFSREVRITRRLRHPNLTRLVAGGIDERAEGLPFLAMEFLDGETLRDLVEEESQPPVSGAAAIGAQIAAGPCGAGRLLLPPVRPVPRRHVLRI, from the coding sequence ATGGGGGAGGTCCACCGCGCCGAGGACCTGCACGCTCCGGAGGGCTCCCCCGAGCGCACCGTGGCCGTCAAGACGATCCTGCGCAGTCGCACGGGCGCGCGGATCGACACCGGTGACGACGCCAAGGCCGTGCAGCGCTTCTCCCGCGAGGTGCGCATCACCCGCAGACTGCGCCACCCCAACCTGACCCGTCTCGTGGCGGGCGGCATCGACGAGCGGGCGGAGGGCCTGCCGTTCCTGGCGATGGAGTTCCTGGACGGCGAGACGCTGCGCGACCTCGTCGAGGAGGAGTCCCAGCCGCCCGTCTCCGGGGCCGCCGCGATCGGCGCGCAGATCGCCGCCGGGCCGTGCGGAGCTGGACGCCTTCTTCTGCCACCTGTACGGCCTGTCCCGCGACGACACGTCCTACGTATTTGA
- a CDS encoding DUF397 domain-containing protein produces the protein MNTSELGWFKSSYSSAQGDDCVEVAVTEQAVHVRDSKDVVRRPFAVGREGWAHFVGFAAS, from the coding sequence ATGAACACGTCCGAACTCGGTTGGTTCAAGTCCAGCTACAGCAGCGCACAGGGCGACGACTGTGTAGAGGTCGCTGTTACGGAGCAGGCCGTCCACGTACGGGACTCCAAGGACGTGGTACGACGGCCGTTCGCCGTAGGGCGTGAGGGTTGGGCGCACTTCGTGGGCTTCGCGGCGTCCTAA
- a CDS encoding helix-turn-helix domain-containing protein, with protein MTTDHVEPAVPGGECEREPDPSDSLRTFGAVVQALREHAGLSRVQFGELVRFSKHTVESVELGRRMPDASFVERAEEALGNTGALRHSARFLTRGDAGLAAWFRQWARLERTAVSLCTYECRLIPGLLQSEGYVRALCENEIPPLSDDALEATVQVRMERQQLLRERPNTTFDFVIEEAVLMRRLGGAQVTVEQLDLILDLGFLRNVTVQVMPANSEQHACLSGPVRLLEMPDGRWRAYSEGQENGRLIAGPKEVSRIHMRYARLRSQALSPKDSMGLLMRIRGAL; from the coding sequence ATGACGACCGACCATGTGGAGCCGGCGGTGCCGGGCGGGGAGTGCGAGCGGGAGCCGGATCCGTCGGACAGTCTGCGGACGTTCGGGGCTGTCGTGCAGGCGCTGCGCGAGCATGCGGGTCTGAGCAGGGTGCAGTTCGGGGAGTTGGTGCGGTTCTCCAAGCACACGGTGGAGTCGGTGGAGTTGGGGCGGCGGATGCCGGATGCGTCCTTCGTGGAGCGGGCGGAGGAGGCGCTGGGGAACACGGGGGCGCTGCGGCACTCGGCCAGATTTCTGACGCGGGGGGATGCGGGGCTGGCGGCTTGGTTTCGGCAGTGGGCGAGGCTGGAGCGTACGGCGGTGAGTCTGTGTACGTATGAGTGCCGGTTGATCCCCGGGCTGTTGCAGTCGGAAGGGTATGTACGGGCTCTCTGTGAGAACGAGATTCCACCTCTCTCGGACGATGCCCTGGAAGCCACCGTCCAGGTGCGCATGGAGCGTCAGCAACTGCTCCGCGAACGTCCCAACACGACCTTCGACTTCGTCATCGAAGAAGCTGTTCTCATGCGTCGCTTGGGAGGGGCGCAAGTCACGGTGGAGCAGCTCGACCTCATCCTTGACCTCGGCTTTCTGCGTAACGTCACCGTCCAGGTCATGCCTGCAAACAGCGAGCAGCACGCGTGCCTTTCGGGACCAGTACGACTGCTGGAGATGCCGGACGGCCGCTGGCGGGCGTATTCCGAGGGCCAGGAGAACGGCCGCTTGATCGCTGGCCCGAAAGAGGTGAGCCGCATCCATATGCGCTATGCAAGACTGCGTTCGCAGGCACTTTCCCCGAAGGACTCCATGGGCCTGCTGATGCGGATCAGAGGAGCGCTATGA
- a CDS encoding SDR family NAD(P)-dependent oxidoreductase, translated as MSKPLTGKVALVTGGSRGLGAATVRLLAEQGADVAFTYVSSEKQARAVVDEVHGKGAKAVALQSDQADTSRAPALIDDVVAHFGGLDILVNNAAISVAGTVDDPDADTAALDRMHATNYLGVIAVIRAASRVLRTGGRIITVSSGLGSRVGAPGLADYAATKSGIERYTMGVARDLGPRNITANVVEAGLMEGGMEPPDPETLKVLVGSLSLQRMGHPDEIAAAIAFLASPAASYVTGAVLDAHGGYNA; from the coding sequence ATGAGCAAGCCACTCACGGGCAAGGTCGCCCTGGTCACCGGGGGGTCGCGCGGACTGGGAGCCGCGACCGTACGGCTGCTGGCCGAGCAGGGCGCCGATGTCGCCTTCACCTACGTCAGCTCCGAGAAGCAGGCGCGGGCCGTCGTCGACGAGGTGCACGGCAAGGGGGCCAAGGCCGTCGCCCTCCAGTCCGACCAGGCGGACACGAGCCGGGCGCCGGCGCTGATCGACGACGTGGTCGCGCACTTCGGCGGCCTGGACATCCTGGTCAACAACGCGGCGATCTCCGTGGCCGGCACGGTGGACGACCCGGACGCCGACACCGCCGCACTGGACCGGATGCACGCCACCAACTACCTCGGCGTCATCGCCGTCATCCGGGCCGCCTCCCGAGTGCTGCGCACGGGCGGACGCATCATCACGGTGAGTTCCGGACTGGGCTCCCGGGTCGGTGCCCCCGGCCTCGCCGACTATGCGGCGACCAAGTCCGGGATCGAGAGGTACACCATGGGCGTCGCACGCGACCTCGGGCCCCGGAACATCACGGCCAACGTCGTGGAGGCCGGACTGATGGAGGGCGGCATGGAGCCGCCGGACCCCGAGACGCTCAAGGTCCTTGTCGGCTCGCTGTCCTTGCAGCGCATGGGGCACCCCGACGAAATCGCCGCGGCGATCGCCTTCCTCGCGAGCCCCGCCGCGTCGTACGTCACGGGCGCGGTGCTGGACGCCCACGGTGGCTACAACGCCTGA
- a CDS encoding EcsC family protein translates to MSNPQQPNPMPSKYELEIWESIQRFKGRPLSQAMQNAGEHVANGVTQLGKHAAKQLEKYPRAASAVSRGQEFVAKGASKAGAKARSAAEAMPEWGGTAVQSVRKTVGKVSRAGLSPKRVVALHNKRGHDITSLSDVRQLDLELVEKVRGRAASWYYPAAAALSGAGAGLAITGGQLAITASAGAAAAPSAGAIAGAFTADTAVVLGLSSRAVGQVALSYGYDPEEPSEKLFIMSVVNLGTASSAAAKNAAMADISKLTQALFRGKTWEVLNNAFVTKVAEKFTNAFGVRLTKMGLGKVVPAFGIVVGSTLNWATLEGVVDAAEMAYRRRFLLEKYPYLADEEAFATFTDTDVSDDVDEKISVLDEIVEEGGPDLR, encoded by the coding sequence ATGAGCAACCCGCAGCAGCCCAATCCTATGCCCTCGAAGTACGAACTCGAGATATGGGAATCCATCCAGCGATTCAAGGGTCGCCCGCTGTCACAGGCGATGCAGAACGCCGGAGAGCACGTGGCCAACGGCGTCACACAACTCGGCAAGCACGCGGCGAAGCAGTTGGAGAAGTACCCGCGCGCCGCGTCGGCCGTGTCACGGGGGCAGGAGTTCGTCGCCAAGGGTGCGTCCAAGGCCGGAGCGAAGGCACGCAGCGCCGCCGAGGCCATGCCGGAATGGGGCGGCACCGCCGTGCAGTCCGTACGGAAGACGGTGGGGAAGGTCTCGCGCGCGGGACTCTCTCCCAAGCGGGTGGTGGCGCTCCACAACAAGCGCGGGCACGACATCACCTCGCTCTCCGACGTGCGTCAACTCGACCTCGAACTGGTCGAGAAAGTCCGCGGCCGGGCGGCGAGCTGGTACTACCCCGCTGCGGCGGCGCTCTCGGGAGCGGGTGCCGGGTTGGCGATCACCGGAGGGCAGCTCGCCATCACCGCCTCCGCCGGCGCCGCGGCAGCACCTTCGGCCGGTGCGATCGCGGGCGCGTTCACCGCCGATACCGCAGTCGTTCTCGGACTCTCGTCCCGGGCCGTCGGCCAGGTCGCCCTGTCCTACGGATACGACCCCGAAGAGCCGTCCGAGAAGCTCTTCATCATGTCTGTCGTCAATTTGGGGACCGCGAGTTCGGCCGCTGCCAAAAACGCGGCGATGGCCGACATCTCGAAGCTCACCCAGGCGCTCTTCCGCGGCAAGACGTGGGAGGTCCTCAACAACGCCTTCGTCACCAAGGTCGCCGAGAAATTCACGAATGCGTTCGGCGTCCGCCTCACCAAGATGGGTCTCGGTAAGGTCGTACCCGCGTTCGGCATCGTCGTCGGCTCCACCCTGAACTGGGCGACGCTGGAGGGGGTCGTCGACGCGGCCGAGATGGCGTACCGGCGCCGGTTCCTCCTGGAGAAGTACCCGTACCTCGCCGACGAGGAGGCGTTCGCGACGTTCACCGACACGGACGTCTCGGACGACGTCGACGAGAAGATCAGCGTGCTCGACGAGATCGTCGAAGAGGGCGGCCCCGACCTCCGCTAA
- a CDS encoding vWA domain-containing protein, with the protein MSEPTLAGAPAPDPDENRRQVLYWRLLARLFDPEEQAGLESASLAVVEDIGLPAALLDPGASVDSVVQRHPDLAPEFDGLMTPEPDEDGARDRAAEVRRAALASKVLLNVFANPPGTVTAEQLSRWQSDAGWLERALGCRPGELRGGRPAGAGKGVSPTGTGHGGPTPDLGRLIPEIGPELGSIEAGLVRRMRLREVLADPALASRLTPSMSLIEQLLRDKDNLSGVALANAKALIRRYVDEVTEVLRTQVEKATVGDIDRSVPPKRVFRNLDLDRTIWKNLTNWDPEQERLYVDRLYYRHTSRKTTPQRLIVVVDQSGSMVDSMVNCTILASIFAGLPKVDVHLIAYDTQALDLTPWAHDPFETLLRTKLGGGTDGTVAMTLAQPKIAEPRNTVVVWISDFYEWRTDELFESMAAIHRSGAKFIPVGSVTSSGRGSVNPWFREKFKDLGTPVISGHIKKLVHELKTFLT; encoded by the coding sequence ATGAGCGAGCCGACCCTTGCGGGCGCCCCGGCACCCGATCCTGACGAGAACCGGCGGCAGGTGCTGTACTGGCGGCTGCTGGCCCGGCTCTTCGACCCCGAGGAGCAGGCCGGCCTGGAGTCGGCGAGTCTCGCCGTCGTCGAGGACATCGGCCTGCCGGCCGCGCTGCTGGATCCGGGGGCGTCCGTCGACTCCGTCGTGCAGCGGCATCCGGACCTGGCCCCGGAGTTCGACGGTCTGATGACGCCCGAGCCGGACGAGGACGGTGCGCGTGACCGGGCCGCCGAGGTGCGGCGCGCGGCGCTCGCCTCGAAGGTGCTGCTGAACGTCTTCGCGAACCCCCCGGGCACGGTCACGGCCGAGCAGCTGTCGCGCTGGCAGTCCGACGCGGGCTGGCTGGAGCGGGCGCTCGGCTGCCGGCCCGGCGAGCTGCGCGGCGGGCGTCCCGCGGGAGCCGGAAAGGGCGTCAGCCCGACCGGGACCGGTCACGGCGGCCCTACGCCCGACCTCGGCCGCCTGATCCCCGAGATCGGGCCGGAGCTCGGCTCCATCGAGGCCGGCCTCGTCCGGCGGATGCGGCTGCGCGAGGTGCTGGCCGACCCCGCGCTGGCGTCCCGGCTGACGCCGAGCATGTCGCTGATCGAGCAGTTGCTGCGCGACAAGGACAACCTCTCCGGTGTCGCCCTCGCCAACGCCAAGGCGCTCATCCGGCGTTACGTCGACGAGGTCACCGAGGTGCTGCGCACCCAGGTGGAGAAGGCCACGGTCGGTGACATCGACCGGTCCGTGCCGCCCAAGCGCGTCTTCCGCAACCTCGACCTGGACCGCACCATCTGGAAGAACCTCACCAACTGGGACCCGGAGCAGGAGCGGCTCTACGTCGACCGGCTCTACTACCGGCACACCAGCCGCAAGACGACTCCGCAGCGGCTGATCGTGGTCGTGGACCAGTCGGGTTCGATGGTCGACTCCATGGTCAACTGCACCATCCTGGCGTCCATCTTCGCCGGACTGCCGAAGGTCGACGTCCATCTGATCGCGTACGACACTCAGGCGCTGGACCTCACGCCCTGGGCGCACGACCCGTTCGAGACGCTGCTGCGCACCAAGCTGGGCGGCGGCACCGACGGCACGGTCGCCATGACGCTCGCCCAGCCGAAGATCGCCGAGCCGCGGAACACGGTCGTGGTGTGGATCTCCGACTTCTACGAATGGCGCACGGACGAGCTGTTCGAGAGCATGGCCGCCATCCACCGCTCGGGGGCGAAGTTCATCCCGGTGGGTTCGGTGACCAGCTCCGGGCGCGGCAGCGTCAACCCGTGGTTCCGGGAGAAGTTCAAGGACCTCGGTACGCCGGTGATCTCCGGCCACATCAAGAAGCTCGTGCACGAGCTCAAGACGTTCCTCACCTGA
- a CDS encoding ATP-binding protein translates to MSDLLRAPAEIKYAEELDWLESIDDGPKPFSWRLSPKMVRLFILGSERADGLDREVAQKWFGDRSFVERSIVTLASDRGLLLIGDPGTGKSWLAELLSAAISRNSTLVVQGTAGTTEDHIKYSWNVSMVIAKGQSRESMIPSPIMTAMEAGSIGRFEELTRSTSDVQDALISILSEKYISVPELESGGSDNIVFAKPGFSIIATANSRDRGVNDLSSALKRRFNFVRIPVVTNKRSEAEIVRFRTEELLRRHAIDLDVPPTLLDVLLQSFADLRASAAAAGSDDEKLESALSTAEQIGVLEDAVLHSNFFGERALTARTLASSLVGSLTRREPEDLAILNKYLHGVVEPRSKEEGGSWPEFLEGGRDAIATLS, encoded by the coding sequence ATGTCCGACCTGCTGCGCGCTCCCGCCGAGATCAAGTACGCCGAGGAGCTCGACTGGCTGGAGTCGATCGACGACGGCCCCAAGCCGTTCTCGTGGCGGCTGTCCCCGAAGATGGTCCGTCTGTTCATCCTCGGCTCCGAGCGTGCCGACGGCCTGGACCGGGAGGTGGCGCAGAAGTGGTTCGGCGACCGCAGCTTCGTCGAGCGGTCCATCGTCACCCTCGCCTCCGACCGCGGTCTGCTGCTCATCGGTGACCCCGGCACGGGCAAGAGCTGGCTGGCGGAGCTGCTGTCCGCCGCGATCTCGCGCAACTCCACCCTGGTGGTGCAGGGCACGGCCGGCACCACCGAGGACCACATCAAGTACTCCTGGAACGTGTCGATGGTCATCGCCAAGGGCCAGTCGCGGGAGTCGATGATCCCCTCGCCGATCATGACCGCGATGGAGGCCGGGTCGATCGGCCGCTTCGAGGAGCTGACCCGTTCCACGAGTGATGTGCAGGACGCGCTGATCTCGATCCTGTCCGAGAAGTACATCTCCGTTCCGGAACTGGAGAGCGGCGGCAGCGACAACATCGTGTTCGCCAAGCCGGGCTTCTCGATCATCGCCACGGCCAACAGCCGCGACCGGGGCGTCAACGACCTGTCGTCCGCGCTGAAGCGGCGTTTCAACTTCGTCCGCATCCCGGTCGTGACGAACAAGCGGAGCGAGGCGGAGATCGTCCGCTTCCGCACCGAGGAACTGCTGCGCCGGCACGCGATCGACCTCGACGTGCCGCCGACCCTGCTGGACGTGCTGCTGCAGAGCTTCGCCGACCTGCGCGCCTCCGCGGCCGCGGCCGGCAGCGACGACGAGAAGCTGGAGTCCGCGCTGTCGACGGCCGAGCAGATCGGCGTGCTGGAGGACGCCGTGCTGCACAGCAACTTCTTCGGCGAGCGCGCCCTGACGGCGCGCACCCTCGCCTCCTCGCTGGTCGGCTCCCTCACCCGGCGCGAGCCGGAGGACCTGGCCATCCTCAACAAGTACCTGCACGGCGTCGTCGAGCCGCGCAGCAAGGAGGAGGGCGGCTCCTGGCCCGAGTTCCTCGAGGGCGGCCGCGACGCGATCGCCACCCTGTCATGA